The nucleotide sequence GTTCGTGTCGTCGTACGCGCCGCCGCCGGTGCCGTCGGTCGCCGGGGCGTAGACCGCCGGGTGAGCCTTGGCCGCGGCATACGCGGTCTTCGCGGCGGCGCCGCAACGGGCTGCGAACGCGGCGTCGTACGGGGCGAAGAGGCGGGCGCACTGGGCGGCCACGGCGGCCAGGTTGAGCGTGGCGGTGGTGGACGGCGGGTGCAGCTCGCGGGGCTGCGGGTCGTCCTGCGGCGCGAGCGGCAGGCCGGTCCAGTTCCGGTCGTGGATCTTGTGGTGGACCATCCCGGCCAGCGGCCGGCCGGCCGGCACCTGCATGCGCAGCAGGAACTCCAGCTCCCACCGGGCCTCGTCGAGGATGTCGGGGACCTGGTTGCCGCGCTCCGGCACGCGCAGGGTGCTGTCGCCCAGCGCCGCGCCGCCGGCCGCCGTCTCCGCCGTCCTGGTCCGCTCGAACGCGTTGAGCAGCTGGTAGGTGGCGATGCCGCCGTTGACGACGTACTTGCCGTGGTCACCGGCGTCGTACCAGCCGCCGCGCACGTCGAGGGAGTGGTCGCAGACGCCGGGCTGGCAGGGCACGTCGGTGTCGCCCTGGTTGGGCGCCACACCGAGGTGGCCGGCCGGGCGGGCGTAGGCGGCGCCGATCAGGTCACCGTCGATCGGGGTGCCGCTGCGCTGGGCGTAGAAGAACTGGAGCGAGTCGGCGCGCAGCCGGTCGTAGAGGGTGCCGGAGATGTCGAACGGGTGGCTGGTCTCGCCGTCGACGACGAGGGTGTAGCCGGTGCCCGGGGTGCGGTACGCGGAGAAGTCGACGGTCTGCACCGGCTGCCCCGACGCCGGGTCGGTGCCGCGTGGTGTGGTGGTCCCGTCGGCCACGACGGTCCCGGCGGCCGACCGCAGCTGCCACGGCAGCGCCTCGGCGGCGTCGGTGACCACGGTGGCGTGCTTCGGCCCGCCGGGCAGGTAGCCGACCTGGTTGACCCGCACCCGCGGCCCGGTGTCCGGCTCGTAGGGCGGGGCGGCCTCGCCGCCGCGCAGGGACACGTTGTCCAGGCAGAACGTCTGCGCCTCCGCGCTGCCGCCGACCTGGAAGATCAGTTGCGCGCCGGCGTTGTCGGCCGGGGCGGTGAACGTCGTGGTGACGTGCCGTGCGGCGCCGGTGGCGGTCGCGTCGACGCTCGCGTACGTCGTGTAGGGCGCGCTGCCGAGCTGGAGCACCGCCCGCAGCGCCGCGCCGGGGGTGGCGGAGATGTCGAAGGACAGCTCGTACTCGGCGCCGGCGATCAGCGGCACGGCGTCCTGCCCGATGCCGGCGTCCCAGGGGTTGGCGAGCCCGCCGGCGACGGCGGTGCAGAGCCGGCCGTCGCTGACCCCGAGCTCGCCGGTGCCGTAGGAGAACCAGGGGGACGTGCCGGCGCTGAAGTCGCCGTTGCGCAGCTGTTCGGGGGCGTCCGGCGGCACCTCGGCGCGGGCCGGGCCGGCGGTGCCGCCGGCGAGTGCGAGGGTGGTGGCCGCGGCGAGGGCGGTGAGCCGGCGTCGGGATGGGGTCACGGAGGTTCCTTCCGTGCGCGGGGACGGGTCGGGAGCTGGGAGCGCTCCCAATGCGGTCCGATGTTTCCAGCGCGCTGCGCCGCTGTCAATCGATCCGGTCCGATGGCCGCGCGCCGCGCCGACAGTGAGATTCACCGCGCCACGTAGCATGGTCCTGATCTCCTAGAGACAACCGAACCCTCCAACTGGCAGGCTGCGTCCCATGACCCTGAAGCTTCGTTCCGTCGGGGCGAGCGACCGTGGGCTGATCCGCAGTGGCAACCAGGACGCCCAGCACGCCGGCCGGTGGCTCGTCGCCGTGGCCGACGGCATGGGCGGCATGGCCGCCGGTGACCTGGCCAGCCGCATCGCGATGGACGCGGTCACGCCGCTGGACGTGGAGACTCCCGAGGACGGGCTGGTCGCGGCCCTCCAGGGCGGCATCGAGCTGGCCACCGCGCGGATCCGGCAGGCCGTCGAGGAGGACCCGGAACGCCAGGGCATGGGCACCACCCTCACCGCGCTGCTGTTCGCCCGCACGGGCAGCTGCCTGGCCCTCGCCCACGTCGGCGACTCCCGGGCCTACCTGTTCCGGGAGGGCGTGCTCAAGCAGGTCACCCGGGACGACACCTTCGTGCAGATGCTGGTCGACCAGGGCGTGATCACCGCCGAACAGGCGAGCAGCCACCCCCGCCGGGCCGTGGTGACCCAGGCGTTGCAGGGTGACGAGGTCTCCCCGACCTACGCCACCATGGTCCCCTGGGCCGGCGACCGCTGGCTGCTGTGCAGCGACGGGCTCTCCAACGTGGTCCGCCCCGACACCCTCGCCGAGGTGCTCGGCGGCCATCCCGACCGCGAGGCGTGCGCGGCCAAGCTGATCGACCTGGCGTTGCGGGCCGGCGGCCCGGACAACGTCACCGTGGTCATCGCGGACGTGGTCGACGAGTAGCCGGGGTCAGCGCCGGCGCGGGCTGGCCCGCCGGGTGGGCTCGGCGCTGGTGGGGTCCTCCGGCCACGGGTGCCGCGGATACCGCCCCCGCAGCTCCGACCGCACCTGCGGGTAACCGGTCTGCCAGAACGAGGCCAGGTCGGCGGTGACCGCCACCGGCCGGCCGGCCGGGGAGAGCAGGTGCAGCAGCACCGGCACCCGGCCGTCGGCGATCCGCGGCGCGGCGGCCCAGCCGAACGTCTCCTGGAGCTTCACGGCCAGCACCGGGGCGGCCGGGTCGGCGTAGTCCAGCCGGATCCGCGATCCACTCGGCACGGAAAGCCGCTCCGGCGCCAGCTCGTCGAGCCGCGCCGCCTGCCGCCAGTCCAGCAGCCGGCGCAGCGCCGCCGCCACGTCGACCCGGGCCAGGTCGGCCCGGCGGCGCGCGCGGGCCAGCTCCGGGCCCAGCCACGTCGGCGCCGCGGTGAGCAGCGCGGCGTCGGACACGTCCGGCCACTCGTCGCCGAGCGCCCGCCGGCAGAAGGCCAGCCGCCGGCGCAGCGCCATGGCCTCCGGCGTCCAGGTGAGCAGGGCCAAGCCCTCCTGGCGCAGCCCCGCGAGCACCGCCTCGGCGAGCCGCGCCGGATCGGGTGCCGCCAGGGGCCGGTCGACCAGCTCGATGGCGCCGAGCCGGACCACCTCCCGGGCCACCACGTCCCCGCCGGACCAGCCGACCTCACGGGCGTCGCGCAGCAGCGGCCCACCGGCCTCCCGGGCGGTCGCCTCGTCCACCGGGGTGGCCAGCCGGATCCGCGCGGTCGGCGCGCCGGGGGAGCGGTCCGCCACGGCAATGGCCAGCCATTCCGATCCCACGAGCCCCGACCCGGCCGCCAGCTCCGCGGCGGTCCCACCGGCCATCAGGTAGGCGGACCCGCCCGCCCGCCGCACCCGCGCCAACCGCTCCGGGTACGCCAGCCCCACCACGATCCCCGCGGCCAGGTCATCCGGGAGCCGTCCCGCGCGGGGAGGGGGCGGGGTGGGAAGGGCGGTGCGCAGGCGGCGTACCTCGGCGCGCCAGCGGGCGGTCGCCGCCGGGTCCGCCCCCGTGCGCAGGCGGCGCCACAGGGCCGTGAGGTCATCTCCGGCGCCGCCCAGCGTCTCCTCGGCCAGCAGCGCCACGATCTCGGCGGCCCGGTCGGCGCTGACTCGTTCCGCGCCGTCGAGCAGCGCGCGGGCCAGCCGGGGGTGCGCGCCGGCGGACGCGATGGCCCGGCCGCGGGCGGTGATCCGGCCGTCGGCGTCGACCGCGCCGAGCGTGGTCAGCGTGTCCCGGGCGACGGCCAGCGCGGCCGGCGGCGGGGGATCGGGCAGCGCCAGGCCGGCGCCGTCCGGGGTGCCCCAGGCGGCCAGCTCCAGCGCGAACCCGGTCAGGTCGGCGGTGGCGATCTCCGGCTCGGGCTGCGGAGCGAGCCGGGCGTGGGTCGCCTCGGACCAGCACCGGTAGACCGCACCCGGCGCCTCCCGCCCCGCGCGGCCGGCCCGCTGGGTGGCCGCCGCCCGGGACACCGGCACGGTGACCAGCGCGCCCAGCCCGCGGGCCAGGTCGGTGCGGGCCACGCGGCTCAGCCCGGCGTCCACCACGACCCGGACGCCCGGCACGGTCAGGCTGCTCTCCGCCACGGCGGTGGCCAGCACCACCCGGCGCCGCCCGGGTAGTGGCGTGAGGGCCGCGTCCTGCGCCGCGCCGGAGAGCCGGCCGTGCAGGGGCAGCACGGCGACCGCCTCGCGCAGGTCGGCCAGGCGGCCCGCCATGGCCGCGATCTCGCCGGCGCCGGGCAGGAAGACCAGCACGTCCCCGTCCCGCTCGCGCAGGGCCCGGCGCACCGTCCCCGCCACGTGGTCCAGCAGCGCCGGGTCGACGCGGCCCGCGCCGGGCGCGGCGACCGGGCGGGGCGGGGGCGCCCAGATCCGGTCCACCCGGTGCAGGGCGGCGTCGGCCCGGACCACCGGCGCGGCAGCGCCGCCGCCGAGCAGCGCGGCGAACCGGTCCGCCTGCGGGGTGGCCGACATGGCCAGCAGCCACAGGTCCGGCCGGAGCGTGCCGCGGGCCTCCACGCCGAACGCCAGGGCCAGGTCGGCGTCGAGCTGCCGCTCGTGGACCTCGTCGAGCAGCACCGCGCCGACGCCGGGCAGCTCCGGGTCGTGGTGCAGCCGGCGGACCAGCAGGCCGGTGGTGACCACCTCGATCCGGGTCCGCGGGCCGGTCCGGCGCTCGCCGCGCACCGCGTACCCGATCCGGTCGCCGACCCGCTCCCCGAGCAGGGCGGCCATCCGGTGCGCGGCGGCCCGCGCGGCCACCCGGCGGGGCTGGGCGATCACGACCCGGCCGGGAACCTCGCCGGCCACCGCCAGCGGCGCGAGGGTGGTCTTGCCGGTGCCCGGGGGCGCCACGAGGACCGCCGCGCCGGCCGCGTCCAGCGCCTCGACCAGCGCCGGCAGCACCGGCCGGACCGGCAGGTCCAGGGCGACGTCGGAGAGCACGGACCCACTCTCGCACCCCGGGCCGGGCGGCCGGCGCCGGGTCCTGTTCGACTTCTCACATTGACCGTGACCGTTTCCTCGCGTGGAGTGACGGGATGGCGATGATGGCGTACGACGAGAGGTCGGCCGAGGCCTTCGCGGCGACCCGGCACGTGCCGGCCGACGGCCTGGCGAGCTGGCGCGCCGCGGTGGCCCGGCACCTGCCCGCCGGGCCCGGGAAGCGGGTGCTCGACGTGGGCGCGGGCACCGGCGCGTGGGCCGCCGCCTTCCGGGCCTGGTACGGGGTGGACGTGCTGGCGGTCGAGCCGGCGGCGGCCATGCGGGCCCGCTCGGCGTACCCGGGGATGGTGGCCGGTCGGGCGGAGGCGCTGCCCCTCGCGGCGGCCGGCCTGGACGGCGCGTGGCTCTCCACGGTGGTGCACCACCTGCCCGACCTGCCCGCGGTCGCCGCCGAGTTGCGCCGGGTGCTGCGGCCCGGCGCGCCGGTGCTGATCCGGTCGGTCTTCGCCGGACGGGGCGGTGGCGTCACGCTGTTCCGCTGGTTCCCGGAGGCGCTGCGGGTGCTGGAGGGTTATCCCTCGGTGGCCGAGGTCTGCGCGGCGTTCGAGCCGGCCGGGTTCGCCCCGGTCGCGCTGGAGCCGGTGCCGCAGGTCAGCGCGCCATCGCTGCGGGCGGCGGCCGAAGGGCTGCGCCGCGCCGCGCACACGCCGCTGGTGCTGCTCGACGACGCCGACTACGACCGGGGGGTACGCCGGCTGCGCGCCGCGGCGCGGCGGACGCCGGACGCCCCGGTGGTCGACGCGCTGGACCTGCTGGTGCTGCGCTGAACGCGGAACGGCCCGGCCGGCGCAGCGCCGACCGGGCCGGAGTGGACGTCAACGGTGGCCGGGCCCGCCGACCCGGCCACCGCCGCCACCCCCCTAGTACGTTCCGTCGAGCTGCCCGCGCAGCTTCGTGAGCGCCCGGGCCAGCAGCCGGGACACGTGCATCTGGGAGACGCCGATCTGCTCGGCGATCTGGGACTGGGTGAGGTTGCCGTAGAAGCGCAGCGTGAGGATCTTCTGCTCGCGCTCGTCGAGGGTGGCCAGCGCGGGCCCGAGGGCGACGCGCAGCTCGGCCAGCTCGAACTCGCCGTCCTCGCCGCCGAGCATGTCGCCCAGCTCGGTGGCCCGGTCGCCGTCGCCCGTCGGGGTGGACAGCGACACCGCGTTGTAGGCGCGGGCACCCTCCAGGCCCTCCAGGACCTCTTCCTCGGTGAGGTTGAGGTGGCCGGCGATGTCGGCGACGGTCGGCGAGCGGCCGAGGGTCTGCAGCAGCGTGCTGTTGGCGTCGGAGATGGCCAGCCGCAGCTCCTGGAGGCGGCGCGGCACCCGGATGTCCCAGGTGCGGTCGCGGAAGTGGCGCTTCAGCTCGCCGATGATGGTCGGGATGGCGTAGCCGGCGAAGTCGACGCCGCGGGACGGGTCGAACTTGTCGATCGCCTTGATGAGGCCGACGGCGGCGGTCTGCGCCAGGTCGTCGGTGGGCTCGCCCCGGCCGCTGTAGCGGTGGGCGAGGTGGTTGGCGAGAGGCAGCCAGGCCTCGATCGCCCGGTCGCGCAGCGCGGCGCGCGACGGGTGGTGGGCGGGCAGTGCCGCCATCGCGTGGAGCAGGTCGGCGGCGCTGTCGGTGAGCGCCCGCGGGTCGAGCTTCTCGGAGGTGGACGGCGTTCTCGTCGCCGGCTCGCTGATCGTGTGCGCGGTCATGGGTGGTCCTCCCTGCACCTCGTCCGCGAAACAAAAAGACGTGACGCTTCGGTTTAGCTTCAGTTAGGCCGTTCGGAAGCCACCTTAACCTGATCGGCCTGAGGAAATCTAGCCGAAAGTACGATGTACTTAAGCCGTGTCTGGGCACCGAACGGCATGAAGCCGGGCATACACCCTTTGGACGGCCGCGCGGGGCCGGCTGGCCGTACGGACGAACCAGGGGACCGACCGGTCAACATGAAACCCGACACTCGGTTCAGACTGTCGCCATTCCGTCGTTGTCCCGCCAACGGGACCGCCCGTAGCGTCCAGGGTGTACACGTCTACGGAGGCACCGTGCTGGATCCCGCCGCTCCGCAACTCGTCGTCAACGCCCGGACGCTGCTGTTCAGCTGGCTCCCGGCAGACCCCGACGCCGTCGCGGCGCTCGTCCCGGCCGGCCTGCGCCCCCGTCCGGACCGTGCGGTGTTCCTCTGCCAGTACGTGGTGGACGACGAAACCCAGACCTCGGGGTTCGGCGCGTACTCGCTCACCTTCCTCGGTGTCTCACTCACGGACATGGACCCGCCCGACGGTGGGACACCGGGCGGCTGGTGGACGCACTACCTCGCCTCCAGCCCGCGCGTCCGGCAGTACGCGTCCGCCCGGGGCGCCCCCGCCGGGCCGGGGGAGACCCTGCTCGACGTCCGGGGCGGGCGGCTGACCGCCGAGACGTGGGCCGACGGGCGGCCGCTCGTCCAGGTCACCGCCCGGGTCGGGCACACCGGCACCGAGGCGTACAACGGCCACCACCGCTACCTCACGGCGCGCGACGGCGAGCTGATCGTGGCGGACTACCCGTACGTGGCCGAGCCGGTGTCGCCGTTCGAGGTCGAGTCGGTGGAGTTCCTCGCACCGGAGCACCCGGTCTACGCGCTCCGGCCGGCCAACCCGCTAGAGGTCTGCTGGGGCTTCTACTCGCCCCGGGTGTCGTTCGCATACCCGGCGCGGCCGAACGCGCTGGACGAACCGCTGCCCGCGGCCGAACCGGTCGCGGCGGCTCACCAGGTGCCGGCGCGCCGGGCGCGCAGCGGCCTGCCGTCCGGGTCGTAGACCAGCCGGTACGCCGGCAGCGCCCAGAGCCGCGTACGCCAGGGCAGCCGCTCCGGCCGGTGCGGTCGCAGCCGCCCCGGCGGGCGGGGGCCGACCCGCCCGGACTCGTGCCACCGCTCCAGCTCCGCGGCGGCCGCCGTGATGGCCGCGACCGCGTCGGCCGGGTCGAGCAGGTCGTGGTCCTCGCCGCCGTCCGGATCCCGGTCCAGGTGCTCACGCCACAACCGCAGCCGCAGCTCGCGGGCGAACACCCGGGCACCGTCGCCGAGCCCCGCCGGGTCGGCCGGGGCCCGCTCGTCCCGGGTCTCGTCCAGCACCGCGCAGGACAGCTCGCTGTCGTGGGTCCACGAGCGGCGGTTGAAGTTGTCGCTGCCCACGCTGGCCCAGACGTCGTCCACCACGCACACCTTCGCGTGGACGTACACCGGGGTGCCCTCGTGGTTCTCCACGTCGAAGACGTGCACCCGGTCCGGCGCGGCCCGGTGGCACAGCGCGAGGGCCTGCGCCCGGCCGACCATGTTGGGTGGCAGCGCCAGCCGGCCGTCCACGTCCGGGTGCCGGGGGACGACGGCCACCAGGTGCAGCTCCGGCTGCTCGCGCAGGGCCCGGGCGAAGAGGTCGGCGACCTCGGTCGACCAGAGGTACTGGTCCTCCAGGTAGATCAGCCGGCGGGCCCGGCGGACCGCCTTCGTGTAGCCGCGGGCCACGGTCCGCTCGCCGTCGGGGGCGAACGAGTAGCGCGGGCGCACGGCCGGGTAGGTGCGCAGCACCTGCACGTGGTGCGGACCGCAGGGGGGCGGGTCGGCGGGCTGGTCGGGCAGCGGGTCCGGGCTCAGGTCCGAGCCGCGGAGCCGGTCCCGCAGGTACGCCATCGGGTTCTCCGAGTCCAGCGGCATGGGGTCGGTCCACCGCTCCCGGAAGGTGGTGTCCAGCGCACCGACCACCGGCCCGCGCAACGCGAGCTGGACGTCGTGCCAGGGCGGGTGCGGGCCGTACCGCGGGGACATGGTCACCGGCTGCGGGTCCCCGCCGTGCGCGGCGTGGTCGCGCCGGCTGTGGCAGAGGTCGATCCCACCGGCGAAGGCGATGTCCCGCTCCGGGTCGCCGGGGCGGCGCAACACCACGAGCTTCTGGTGGTGCGAGCCCCCGCGGCGCACCCGCTGGTCGAGCAGCACCTCCCCGCCGGCGGCACAGATCGCCTCGCTGAGGCTGCGGTTCTCCTCCTCGCTGTAGGAGAGCGCGTCGAGGTGGGAGCGCCAGATGAGGCCCTTGACGACCACGCCGCGCTGGGCGGCCCGGGCGAACAGCTGCACCACGGTCGGGCCGTCCGGCCGCATCCGCTCGTCCGGGTCACCGCGCCAGTCGGTGAAGAAGAGATGGTCGCCGGCCCGCAGCTGCTCCACCTCGCTGACCAGCCGGTCGAAGTACGCGCCGCCGTGAATCAACGGCTCGGCGAGGTTTCCGCTCGTCCAGACGGGTAATTCAGACCCCGGGTTGGCGCGTTCCTGTGCGGAGAGGAACCACTGTCGCATCGTCACGTTCCAGCCCCCCGAGGTCGACAACGTCCTCACGGTAGGACCCCCGGCACGGCCCCGCACGCCGACGGTTTCCGTCGGTGGGGCGCTCGCGTGGGGGTGCACCGACCCTGGATCGCGAAACCGAGGAGGCCAACACATGTCCGCCGAGACGCCGAACACCGTGACCGAATACCGCGAGCAGGCGGTGGAGGGTGAACGGGGGGCGCTGGTGGCGGTCTTGTTGATGGTGATCCTCGGGGTGGCCGGCATCTTCGCCGTCTCCTGAGACCGCCGGCGGGCGCCCCGGGACACCGGGACGCCCGCCGGATCGAACGGTCAGGGGCGGTCGCCCTCGCCGCCGCTGTGCGGCATCCGCTCGGCCGGGATCACCCCGAGCCGGCCGGCCTGGTAGTCCTCGACCGCCTGGACCAGCTCGGCCCGGGTGTTCATGACGAACGGGCCGTAGTGCGCCACCGGCTCGCGGATCGGCTGGCCGCCCATGATGTAGAGCTCCAGCGCCGGGGTGTTGGCGTCCTGGCGGGCGTCGGCGGTGACGCGCAGCGCGTCGCCGGGCCCGTGCACGGCGAGCTGGCCGAGGTGGATCGGCCGGCGGTCGGTGCCCACCGTGCCCCGGCCGGCCAGCACGTAGACCAGCGCGTTGAAGTCCGGCCGCCAGGGCAGGCTCAGCTCGGCGCCGGGCTGGAGCGTCACGTGCGCGATGGTGATCGGGGTGTGGGTGGAGCCCGGCCCCCGGTGCCCGGCGACCTCGCCCGCGATCACCCGGATCAGCGCGCCGCCGTCGGGCGTGGTCAGCAGCGCCGACTCCTTGCCGCGGATGTCCTGGTAGCGCGGCGGGTTCATCTTCGCCACGCGGGGCAGGTTGACCCAGAGCTGGAGGCCGTGGAAGAGGCCACCGCTCAGCACCAGGTGCTCCGGCGGCGCCTCGATGTGCAGCAGGCCGCGGCCGGCCGTCATCCACTGGGTGTCGCCGTCGGTGATGCTGCCGCCGCCGCCCTGCGAGTCCTGGTGGTCCATGATCCCGTCGATCATGTAGGTCACCGTCTCGAAGCCCCGGTGCGGGTGCCACGGGGTGCCCTTCGGCTCTCCCGGGGCGTAGTCGACCTCGCCCATCTGGTCGAGGTGGATGAACGGGTCGAGCTCGGTCATCGGGACCCCGGCGAAGGCCCGGCGGACCGGGAAGCCCTCGCCCTCGTAGCCGTTGGGCGCGGTGGTCAGCCGGCGGACCGGGCGGAAGGTGGTGGACTCGCCGAGCTCCGGCAGGCGGGGCAGGACGAGGACGTCGTCGACGGTGATCGCGGGCATCGCGGGCTCCTTACTTGTCGGCCGGGGTGGACGACGCGTCGCGGTCGGCGCGCAGGCGCCGGCCGAGCCGTTCGAAGACCCGGGTGAGGCAGGCGACCTCGGCGTCGTCGAGGTCGTCCATGAGGTGGGTGCGCACGGAGCGCAGGTGGTGCGGCGCGGCCTCCCGCAGGGTCAGCAACCCGGCGGCGGTGAGCACCGCCTCGCTGCCACGCCGGTCGTCCGGGCAGGACTCCCGGGCCACCAGGCCGCGCTTCTGCATGGAGGAGATCTGGTACGTCAGCCGGCTCGGCGAGAACACCAGCCGGCCGGCCAGCTCGCCCATCCGCAGCCGCTGCCCGGGCGCCTCGGAGAGCAGCACCAGCACGTGGTAGTCGGCGAAGCTCAGCCGGCTGTCGTCGCGCAGGTCGTCCTCGAGCTGGGTGAACAGCCGCTGGCTCGCCTCGATGTACGCGCGCCAGCAGGCCAGCCGCTCGGCGTCCAGGCTCTCCGTCATGACCACGAGACTAGCACTATTTAAAATTTCAACAAGGCCGTCGCTGCGGTGGTGAGCCGCGCAACAGTGGGGTCGTCCGGCGGTGATTTTCGAATCTGAACCAGCGGGCGGGGCTAGGGTCGGAGCGTGGACGATCTCGACGTGCTGGACTGGCGTGAGCGGGTAGCCCGGCTCTACCTCTCCGACCTCGACCTGGCCGGCTTCCGGGCCGCCCGGGAGGAGCTGTTCCGCAGCCACCCCAGCAGCCCCGTGCCGCCCGCCGACCGGCCCGGCTTCACCGGGCTGCGCTGGTATCCGCCCGACCCGGCGGCCGTGGTCGAGGCGCCGCTGCGCCCCGCCTCGGGCACCGAGGCCATCGACACCGGCGGCCCCGACGGCGTGGTGCGCTACCGGCGGGTGGCGGTCGCCGAGACGCCCTGGGGGCCGCTCACCCTGTGGTGGATCGAGGCGTACGGGGGCGGGCTGTTCCTCCCGGTGCGCGACGCCACCTGTGGCGCCGAGAGCTACGGCGGCGGGCGCTACCTGACCGACACGGTGAAGGGCACCTTCGGGCGCGGCCTGACCGTGCTGCCCGGCAACCGGGTCCGCCTCGACGCCAACTACCTCTACAACCCGAGCTGCGCCTACGACGACCGGTGGGCCTGCCCGCTCGCCCCGCCGGAGAACCGGGTCGACGTGCCGATCCGCGCCGGCGAGCGGTCGTACCACTGAACGGCCGACGCCCCGGCGCGACGGTGCGCCGGGGCGTCGCGGGACCGACCGGTCAGCGGGCGGTGGTGCCGGTCGGGGTCAGGTGCATCCGGCCGAGCAGCTGACGGGCCTGGTCGGCCACGTCCGCGTCCACGGTGACCGCGTACTGGCTGGCCCGCAGCGAGCTGGCCGAGGTGAAGTCCCGCTGGCCCCCGGTCATGGCGTGGGCCACCGCGCCGAACACGGCGCCCCAGATCGCGCCGATCACCAGGCCCGCCAGGATCACCGCGACCCAGTTCCCCGCGGTGAAGATGCCGAACAGCAGCCCGATGAACAGGCCGAACCACGCGCCGGTACCCGCACCGACCAGGGCGGCCCGGCCCGTGGTCAGCCGGCCCATCACGGTCTCGACCAGCGTGAGGTTGGTCCCCACGATCGCGGTCCGTTCCACCGGGAACCGGTTGTCGGCCAGATAGTCCACCACCCGCTGGGCGGACGGATAGTCCGGGTACGACCCGATCGTGACGGTCGGCGGGCCGGTCTGGGGCCCGTGTCCGTCTCCGCTCGGCGGCAACGGACGGCCGCCCGGACCGGACGGGAGGTTGTCGCTGCCCGGCATCCCGGGCCGCCAGGCCGCGGTCGGGCTCGAGGAACTGGTCATGAGCATCCTCCTTCGTCAACCCGCCGCGTTCCCACCCCCGTCGGCCGGTAACGCGCCCGCCCGGACCGATGGCCGCGCATGCCGGCCGCCGGTCCGGGGTAGCCATCCGGGTGCGGACCGGACGGATCAGCGAGCACGGTTTCCTCGCCGACGGGCACAGCGCGGCCCTCGTCGACACCGCCGGCTCGGTCAACTGGTGGTGCCCGCCCCGCTTCGACGCACCGTCGGTGTTCGGGCGGCTGCTCGACGACGCGGCCGGGCACTGGAGCATCCGGCCCGTGGGCGAGTTCACCAGCACCCGGTCCTACCTGGACGACACGCTCGTGCTGCGTACCGTCTTCACCACCGCGACGGGGACGGCGGCCGTCACCGACGCCCTGGCGCTGGAGCCGGGCGCGCGCGGCCACCGGATCGGGCTGCGGTCGCCGCGGGTGCTCGCCCGGGTGGTCGAGGGGCTCGCCGGCGAGGTGCCCATGCGGGTCGACTACGCGCCGCGCTTTGAGTACGGCCGGGTCAACGCCTACCTCACCGAGACCGACGGGGTGATCGGTGCGACGGGCGGCGGGTGCCGGCTGGAGCTGCGCGCCAACGTGCCGCTGACCTGCGGCGAGGGCGCCGCCTGCGGGCGGTTCACCGCCCGCGCCGGCAGCACCCACCACTTCACCCTCGGGTACGCCCCGACCTACCGCGGCGGCGCGCCGGCGCTGCCCGACGCCGACCAGGTGCTGGCCGACGCCGTCGCCGGGTGGCGGTCCTGGGCCGCCCTGCACCAGTACGACGGCGACTACCACGACCTGGTCCGCCGCAGCGCCATGGTGGTGCAGGGCATGACCTACGGGCCCAGCGGGGCGGTGGTCGCGGCGGCCACCACCTCGATCCCCGAGGAGCTGGGCGGCGACCGCAACTACGACTACCGCTACGTCTGGCTGCGCGACTTCAGCCTCACGCTCCAGGCGCTCTGGCTGGCCGCCTGCCCGGATGAGGCGGACCGGCAGTTCACCTGGGTGGCCCGGGCGATGGGCCGGATCGACGACGAGCCG is from Micromonospora terminaliae and encodes:
- a CDS encoding SigB/SigF/SigG family RNA polymerase sigma factor, yielding MTAHTISEPATRTPSTSEKLDPRALTDSAADLLHAMAALPAHHPSRAALRDRAIEAWLPLANHLAHRYSGRGEPTDDLAQTAAVGLIKAIDKFDPSRGVDFAGYAIPTIIGELKRHFRDRTWDIRVPRRLQELRLAISDANSTLLQTLGRSPTVADIAGHLNLTEEEVLEGLEGARAYNAVSLSTPTGDGDRATELGDMLGGEDGEFELAELRVALGPALATLDEREQKILTLRFYGNLTQSQIAEQIGVSQMHVSRLLARALTKLRGQLDGTY
- a CDS encoding phospholipase D family protein; this translates as MTMRQWFLSAQERANPGSELPVWTSGNLAEPLIHGGAYFDRLVSEVEQLRAGDHLFFTDWRGDPDERMRPDGPTVVQLFARAAQRGVVVKGLIWRSHLDALSYSEEENRSLSEAICAAGGEVLLDQRVRRGGSHHQKLVVLRRPGDPERDIAFAGGIDLCHSRRDHAAHGGDPQPVTMSPRYGPHPPWHDVQLALRGPVVGALDTTFRERWTDPMPLDSENPMAYLRDRLRGSDLSPDPLPDQPADPPPCGPHHVQVLRTYPAVRPRYSFAPDGERTVARGYTKAVRRARRLIYLEDQYLWSTEVADLFARALREQPELHLVAVVPRHPDVDGRLALPPNMVGRAQALALCHRAAPDRVHVFDVENHEGTPVYVHAKVCVVDDVWASVGSDNFNRRSWTHDSELSCAVLDETRDERAPADPAGLGDGARVFARELRLRLWREHLDRDPDGGEDHDLLDPADAVAAITAAAAELERWHESGRVGPRPPGRLRPHRPERLPWRTRLWALPAYRLVYDPDGRPLRARRAGTW
- a CDS encoding pirin family protein, coding for MPAITVDDVLVLPRLPELGESTTFRPVRRLTTAPNGYEGEGFPVRRAFAGVPMTELDPFIHLDQMGEVDYAPGEPKGTPWHPHRGFETVTYMIDGIMDHQDSQGGGGSITDGDTQWMTAGRGLLHIEAPPEHLVLSGGLFHGLQLWVNLPRVAKMNPPRYQDIRGKESALLTTPDGGALIRVIAGEVAGHRGPGSTHTPITIAHVTLQPGAELSLPWRPDFNALVYVLAGRGTVGTDRRPIHLGQLAVHGPGDALRVTADARQDANTPALELYIMGGQPIREPVAHYGPFVMNTRAELVQAVEDYQAGRLGVIPAERMPHSGGEGDRP
- a CDS encoding MarR family winged helix-turn-helix transcriptional regulator, producing MTESLDAERLACWRAYIEASQRLFTQLEDDLRDDSRLSFADYHVLVLLSEAPGQRLRMGELAGRLVFSPSRLTYQISSMQKRGLVARESCPDDRRGSEAVLTAAGLLTLREAAPHHLRSVRTHLMDDLDDAEVACLTRVFERLGRRLRADRDASSTPADK
- a CDS encoding DUF1684 domain-containing protein — its product is MDDLDVLDWRERVARLYLSDLDLAGFRAAREELFRSHPSSPVPPADRPGFTGLRWYPPDPAAVVEAPLRPASGTEAIDTGGPDGVVRYRRVAVAETPWGPLTLWWIEAYGGGLFLPVRDATCGAESYGGGRYLTDTVKGTFGRGLTVLPGNRVRLDANYLYNPSCAYDDRWACPLAPPENRVDVPIRAGERSYH
- a CDS encoding general stress protein, with product MTSSSSPTAAWRPGMPGSDNLPSGPGGRPLPPSGDGHGPQTGPPTVTIGSYPDYPSAQRVVDYLADNRFPVERTAIVGTNLTLVETVMGRLTTGRAALVGAGTGAWFGLFIGLLFGIFTAGNWVAVILAGLVIGAIWGAVFGAVAHAMTGGQRDFTSASSLRASQYAVTVDADVADQARQLLGRMHLTPTGTTAR